Genomic window (Ruminococcus flavefaciens AE3010):
GGTCAGCTCACTTTTTCATTCTTTGACGAAGATGATACCATTGCGTGCTCGGGCGATGATGCGGATTCTGCCAAAAGCTCTGCGGAGCTCATTGGCGGCAAGCCAATATTTACAGGCTATACCGAGCTCATTATCATTGACGGCAAGGACTCCCTTGCGATTCTTGACCATATGCTTGACAGCTGGAAGCTGTCGCCCTCATGTACAGTGGTGTACAGTGACAACGGCGGAGAGCTTCTGCGCAATAATGACGCGGAGCTTCTCATAGGCATAACCGAACAGGCAGTGAAGCAGGGGATAGCTCCAAAGTGTGACATCATAACCGTACTGGGAGAGCTTTGCCGCAGAGGCGAAGCAGAGGTGGCGGAGCTCCGCACTGACGGCTCCGCGGGGAGCTGCTGTGTATACTGCTCCGTGGGTTAATTCTGGTGGCGCACCACGCCGTACTCGTCGTCGAGGCGATAGTAGGGACAGGAGTAGTTGGTGCCCTGCAAGAATCGGTACATCTCGTCCTCGTCGAGATTTATCATACAGACGTAGCAGTCGTAGTCCTCGTCATAAACATAGTTGGTGCAGGTCTCGCAGTTGGTGGCGGTTTTCTTTTGCATTAGTATCCCCCCTCTTCTTTGGGAAGTTGAGAGTTGAGAGTTTAGGTGTTCGCTTCGCTCACGTTATTTAAATAATATCGCCGAAGGCGATACCACAACTTTCAACTCTCAATTCTCAACTCTCAACTTTAAATAAGCGCAATCTTTGACTATTATATCATAAACGGGGAGAAAATGCAAGAAAAAAGCTAAAAATGGGGAGAATTTTTTGTTTTAGGCTTTGATAAAAATATAACAACTTTCCTTTTTTTATATATCACTGAAACGGTTTATCGCCGCCTTTGGCAATGTTTACTGTCCTTACCGCAATTTTTGCATTGCTTACAGGTAATATTGCTATTCCTAAAAAATACCCTCTGCCGCTATTGACACATTGACAAAAAACAGATATAATAGTATCAGAGGAACGTTTGGCTTTTGTCGGACGCTCCGTGCTGCGGTGCTTATTTCCGCACATTACATGATAATTTTTTAGGAGGTATTATACAATGTCACTGACAAAAAACCCTAACGTATTAAAGTGGGTAGACGAAATGGTAGCTCTCTGCCAGCCTGATAAGGTAGTTTGGATCGACGGCTCTCAGGAGCAGATCGACGCTCTTATCGAAGAGGTAACTTCACTCCCCGATGACAGCTGGGACAAAATGTACAAGCTGAATCAGGAAAAGTATCCGAATTGTCTCTATCACAGAACCCGTGCTAACGACGTTGCCCGTGTTGAGGACAGAACCTTTATCTGCTCTAAGGAAAAGAAGGGTGCAGGTCCTACAAACAACTGGATGGCTCCCGATGAGATGAAGGCTCTCCTTACACCTATGTACAACGGCGTTATGAAGGGCAGAACAATGTACGTTATCCCTTATTCAATGGGACCTATCGGCTCTCCTCTTGCTAAGGTAGGCGTTGAGGTCACTGACTCTATCTACGTTGTTCTTAACATGAACATCATGACACGTATGGGTAAACAGGCTTTCGAGAACCTCGGTGATACTTCCGATGATTTCGTAAGAGGTCTCCACTCAAAGGCTGACGTTGATCCCGAGAAGAGATACATCGTTCAGTTCCCTGAGGAAAATACTATCTGGTCTATCAACTCTGCTTACGGCGGAAACGTTCTCCTCGGCAAGAAGTGCTTCGCACTCCGTATCGCTTCATTCCAGGGCAAGAACGAGGCTTGGATGGCTGAGCATATGCTTATCCTCGGCGTTAAGAAGCCCAACGGTGAAGTTAAGTACATCACAGCTGCATTCCCGTCAGCTTGCGGTAAGACCAACTTAGCTATGCTTATCCCGCCAGAGGGATACAAGAAGGACGGCTATGAGATATTCACAGTCGGCGACGATATCGCTTGGATGAAGCCCGGCAAGGACGGCAGACTCTATGCTATCAACCCTGAGAACGGCTTCTTCGGCGTTGCTCCCGGAACAAACGCTAAGTCAAACTACAACGCTCTCGCTTGCACAAAGAACGGCGCTATCTTCACAAACGTTGCTCTCGACAACAGCGACAACACTGTATGGTGGGAGAAGCTCAACGAGAATCCGCCTAAGGACGCTACAGAGTGGACTGGTATCAAGTGCGACGGTGAGGCTTGGGTAGCTGAGGGCAAGAAGCTTGCTCATCCAAACTCAAGATTCACAGCTCCTGCTAAGAACTGCCCATGCATCTCTCCTGAGTTCAACAATCCTGAGGGCGTTCCTGTATCTGCTATCATCTTCGGCGGCAGAAGAGCTACAACTGCTCCTCTCGTATATCAGTCATTCGACTGGACACACGGTACATACATCGGTTCAGCTGTTTCTTCCGAGACAACTGCTGCTGCTACAGGTGCTGTAGGCGTTCTCCGTCACGATCCTATGGCTATGAAGCCATTCATCGGCTACAACGTAGGCGACTACTGGGCACACTGGCTCGAAATGGGCGCAAGACTCGGCAGCAAGGCTCCTAAGATCTTCAACGTAAACTGGTTCAGAACTGACGATCAGGGCAACTTCCTCTGGCCCGGCTTCGGCGACAACATGAGAGTTCTCGACTGGATCATCAAGAGAGTTGACGGCGAAGTTGACGCTGTTGAGACTCCTATCGGATACCTTCCTAAGGCTGAGGATATCAACCTCAAGGGTATCGAGGACGAGGTAACTCCTGACGCACTCAAGATGCTCCTCACTGTTGACAAGGAAGAGTGGAAGAAGGAGATCGCTGAGATGAGAAGATACTATGACGAGGACATCAAGGCTAAGGGCGGCAATATCCCACAGGCACTTTACGATGAGCTCGACATGATCGAAGCAAATCTCAACAAGTAATAGAAAATCTTGCGGCAAGTCCGCATATACAGGAAAGGACTGTCACAGCTGCGGCAGTCCTTTCTGCTATATAGGGGGTATGGGGAAAATGATGACAGGGCTGATAGTTACTGGGGTCATGGGCGTATTATTTGCAGTGTCGCTCATATGGTACCGCATGAAGCTTCACTGTCTGAACTTCAAGGGCAGGACAGAAGCGGTCATCACAAAGATAAGCGAGTATTCACGCAGGGACGACAAGAAGCGGAAGCAGTACTTTTACCAGTACACTGCGGAGTATTACGTCGAGGACAAGGCGTATAAGCTCCGTCGGACTGTTCCTAAGAAAAACGAGATGTATGAGGGATACAGGATAGACGTGGTGTACGACGAAAAAGCTCCGCGGCGCTGTGTGCCTGCGGAGGAGATAACAGTCCCCGAAACAGCGGTCAGAAAATGGAAATTAGTCCCTATCGCAGCAGGCATTTTCTGGATTGTCGTATTTGTTTTCCTGATACCCATGATATTCGGCTTTTCGGAGAGAAACAGCGATATATACGAGGACGGGATACGGTACGCTATGATGTTAGCATGCGCAGGCTCCGTAGTGTGGAAGTTCGGCGCGAAGGACATAAAGCAGCACGGCTTTCCGTGGCGGACGCTGTTCATGCTGCTGTTCTGGATAGCGCTTTTGATCGTGTATTTCTGGCTGGCATTTTCGGAATATTTTGCATAGCAGAAAAGCTCCCCGTGTGGGGAGCTTTCTATATTTCTTCCTTATTCTTTCACATATTCAAAAAGGTCGCCCGGCTGACAATCAAGAGCTTCGCAAATGGCGTTCATGGTCTCAAAGCGTATGCCCTTCATCTTGCTGGTCTTCAGGTTTGAAAGGTTCACGTTGGTCATGCCTATCCTCTCGGCAAGCTCGTTCAGCGACATCTTGCGGTCAGCCATCATCTTGTCAAGTCTGATTATTATTGCCATACCGCACCGCCTTACGCTATCATGTCGTTGTCTTCCTGAAGACTCAGACCGTAGACGAAAACCTCGGATAATATGCCGATAATGACTCCCAATGCGATAAAAAGCATATTCTGCATATCAAAAACGATCACTACGCTGTATTCCTGTTCGGAGATCGGTACTGTTGCATAAGACGGGATAAGAGCGCCTGCGATCAGAACAACTGCCATAATGCGGAGCTTTGTTATTATCTTTTTTGAGAACGGCTTGCCTGTTTTGCGTATTTCAAGGAGTATCAGGGCGAGAAGTCCCAGCTCGGCGAATAATACAAGGGAGTACAGGCTGTTTATCAGATATTCTTTTATTGCCGTATGCTCCGAATAGCCTATGAACTGGTATACAGCAGCTCCGAGTGCGCTAAAGCATAGGAGACAGCTCAGTATGGTGTCGATAAAGGTGCGTTTTTTTAGTTTTTCTGATATAGTTTTGTTCATAACATTATCTCCTTTTTTAAAGTATTACTTTAAGTTTTTAAAGTTTCTATCAGCTGATGACTGTATTATAGCACAGAGATTAAAGTGTGTCAATAAGTTTTTAAAGTGTTACTTTAAATATTGTGATAACGCACAAGTGAAGCTGCCGCAAACGCAGCATGCGTTGTGCAGAATGACAAAGGTGTTAGCATAAAAAAAGCTCCCCTTATGGGGAGTTTTTTACATTCCATAGCGGTTAGCTGTGAAATGAAAACAGAGCTTGAATGATTTTTCAATAGTACGCCGAAAAGCCTTTTTTTAAGCGCCAAGGCGTAAAATGATTAATCTATTTGTATTATATCACAATTTACGGTTATATACAATAGCAGTAATGCACAAATTAATTCTGCCGACTTAGTGTAATATGGATAAACAATTATACTTGCTGTAATAGCATTCCTTGAACTCATTATAAAGTCAGCACGACCTTGTTACATTTACCGCTCCTGATACGATTATATATGTGTAAGGAGGCGGATCAGTTGAAAATTTCAATAATTCCTACAAAATCGCATGAAATGGCTTGCATTTTCCTTTATAAACTGCTATTATTATAGAGCATTGTTATTTGAAAGGATATTGAAAATGGAGAAATTCATAAAGTGGTGCGTTTCGATACTGCCGAAGCCGCTGCAGAAAATATACTATAAATATGAAGAAAAGTGGCTGTACCTCGTTTTCGGCGGACTTACCACCGTCGTGTCTATCGTCACAAAGCTGCTGCTTTTCAAGCTGGTCCCGGGAGAGCCCAAGTGGGAGAGCACCGCAGGTGTTGTCTTCTCGTGGATATGCGCCGTAACATTTGCGTTCTTCACCAATAAGAAGTACGTTTTCAAGAACAAGACCAGCAATGCCAGGGAGTTTTGGAAGGTCTTTGCGTCATTCTACGGCGCGAGACTTGCTACCCTCGGTATGGAGGAGGCTATATTCCTCATATTCTGCGACTGGCTGGGTATGAGCAAGACCGTCATCACTTTCCTCAGTCAGGTAGTCATTTTCATTGCAAACTATATCCTCAGCAAGGTGTTCGTTTTCAAAAATAAGGGAAACAATACTGCGGAGCAGCACAATGACTGAAACAATTAAAATAGGAAGCGTGGCTATGCCGAGGACGGCTGCACTGGCTCCCATGGCAGGAGTTGCGGACAGAGCGTACAGGCTCATGTGCAAGAAGTACGGTGCGGCTTATGTTGTCAGCGAAATGGTTTCCGCAAAGGGCATCTGCTACAGCGACCGCAAGACTGCGGAGCTTTGTACGGTCACGGACGATGAGCGTCCCATGGCTGTCCAGCTTTTCGGCAGCGAGCCCGACTTTATGGCGGAGGCTGTGAAGATAGTTCTGGAGTACAGCCCCGATATCATCGACATAAATATGGGCTGTCCTGTGCCAAAGGTAGTGGGTACGGGAGCAGGCTCTGCTCTGATGAAGGACATCAGGCTTGCGGCGGATATCACGGAAGCCGCAGTCAAGGCGGCAGGGGAGACACCTGTCACGGTGAAGATACGCAGCGGCTGGAACAGTGAGAGCATAAACGCTCCCGAAATGGCAAAGGCTCTGGAAGCGGCAGGAGCTTCGGCTATTGCAGTCCACGGGCGCACAAGGGACATGTTCTACAGCGGCGAGTCCGACAGCAGCGTTATCAGGGCTGTTAAGGAGGCTGTCAGCGTTCCTGTTATCGGAAACGGCGATATCACCGACGCCGATTCATGCGTGAAGATGTATGAGGAGACAGGCTGCGACCTTGTGATGATAGGCAGGGGCAGCTACGGAAATCCATTTATATTCCGCGAGATAGAAGCGAAGCTCCGCGGTGAGGCTTATGAGCCGCCTGCTCTTGAAACGAAAATGCAGGTCATGCTGGAGCATATACGCCTGATACTTGAGCTCAGCGAAAAGTGTGAGGAGCTTGCCATGCACGAGGCACGGAAGCACGCGGCATGGTATATGAACGGCTGCTACGGCTCGGCAAAATTCCGCGGGCGCTGCTATCAGCTTTCGTCATATGCGGAAGCGGAAGCTCTGGCGGAGGAGTTCATCGAGCTCCAGCGAAGCCGTCAATAGGCTTTTAAGTGCGGTTATACGCCGAGGATTCCGAAACGGTGCAAATCGTATACAAAGTGGACAAAACAGTAGTTTGTTGTCATGATGCACAAAAAACATGCAAAAACTTCGTATGAATGAACAAATACGGGGCAACGATAAAGTTTACAGGCAGAATTTGCCGTAAATACGTTGTTTGCTGCGGATATTTAAGCTTGCAAGACTTAAAACGCGTTGTAAATTCATTTAAGTTTGATACAATTTGTAATTGCCAAACGGAAAATAATGTGATATAATAAAAACGGACAGAGGTGTAATTT
Coding sequences:
- a CDS encoding helix-turn-helix domain-containing protein, whose translation is MAIIIRLDKMMADRKMSLNELAERIGMTNVNLSNLKTSKMKGIRFETMNAICEALDCQPGDLFEYVKE
- a CDS encoding phosphoenolpyruvate carboxykinase (GTP) codes for the protein MSLTKNPNVLKWVDEMVALCQPDKVVWIDGSQEQIDALIEEVTSLPDDSWDKMYKLNQEKYPNCLYHRTRANDVARVEDRTFICSKEKKGAGPTNNWMAPDEMKALLTPMYNGVMKGRTMYVIPYSMGPIGSPLAKVGVEVTDSIYVVLNMNIMTRMGKQAFENLGDTSDDFVRGLHSKADVDPEKRYIVQFPEENTIWSINSAYGGNVLLGKKCFALRIASFQGKNEAWMAEHMLILGVKKPNGEVKYITAAFPSACGKTNLAMLIPPEGYKKDGYEIFTVGDDIAWMKPGKDGRLYAINPENGFFGVAPGTNAKSNYNALACTKNGAIFTNVALDNSDNTVWWEKLNENPPKDATEWTGIKCDGEAWVAEGKKLAHPNSRFTAPAKNCPCISPEFNNPEGVPVSAIIFGGRRATTAPLVYQSFDWTHGTYIGSAVSSETTAAATGAVGVLRHDPMAMKPFIGYNVGDYWAHWLEMGARLGSKAPKIFNVNWFRTDDQGNFLWPGFGDNMRVLDWIIKRVDGEVDAVETPIGYLPKAEDINLKGIEDEVTPDALKMLLTVDKEEWKKEIAEMRRYYDEDIKAKGGNIPQALYDELDMIEANLNK
- a CDS encoding GtrA family protein, with the translated sequence MEKFIKWCVSILPKPLQKIYYKYEEKWLYLVFGGLTTVVSIVTKLLLFKLVPGEPKWESTAGVVFSWICAVTFAFFTNKKYVFKNKTSNAREFWKVFASFYGARLATLGMEEAIFLIFCDWLGMSKTVITFLSQVVIFIANYILSKVFVFKNKGNNTAEQHND
- a CDS encoding DUF2975 domain-containing protein, with protein sequence MNKTISEKLKKRTFIDTILSCLLCFSALGAAVYQFIGYSEHTAIKEYLINSLYSLVLFAELGLLALILLEIRKTGKPFSKKIITKLRIMAVVLIAGALIPSYATVPISEQEYSVVIVFDMQNMLFIALGVIIGILSEVFVYGLSLQEDNDMIA
- a CDS encoding DUF3592 domain-containing protein codes for the protein MGVLFAVSLIWYRMKLHCLNFKGRTEAVITKISEYSRRDDKKRKQYFYQYTAEYYVEDKAYKLRRTVPKKNEMYEGYRIDVVYDEKAPRRCVPAEEITVPETAVRKWKLVPIAAGIFWIVVFVFLIPMIFGFSERNSDIYEDGIRYAMMLACAGSVVWKFGAKDIKQHGFPWRTLFMLLFWIALLIVYFWLAFSEYFA
- a CDS encoding DUF6472 family protein, with product MQKKTATNCETCTNYVYDEDYDCYVCMINLDEDEMYRFLQGTNYSCPYYRLDDEYGVVRHQN
- the dusB gene encoding tRNA dihydrouridine synthase DusB; this encodes MTETIKIGSVAMPRTAALAPMAGVADRAYRLMCKKYGAAYVVSEMVSAKGICYSDRKTAELCTVTDDERPMAVQLFGSEPDFMAEAVKIVLEYSPDIIDINMGCPVPKVVGTGAGSALMKDIRLAADITEAAVKAAGETPVTVKIRSGWNSESINAPEMAKALEAAGASAIAVHGRTRDMFYSGESDSSVIRAVKEAVSVPVIGNGDITDADSCVKMYEETGCDLVMIGRGSYGNPFIFREIEAKLRGEAYEPPALETKMQVMLEHIRLILELSEKCEELAMHEARKHAAWYMNGCYGSAKFRGRCYQLSSYAEAEALAEEFIELQRSRQ